One segment of Chthonomonas sp. DNA contains the following:
- a CDS encoding DinB family protein, protein MDRIEHCKHEAVANMEFFLRNFAHVPDDKLTWTPTANSKSALRIGAHVAIHTSVFAKMIRERSCPAPDNLESWLAKREAEETSITTREEMERVFRQGTTEVLEALDTLQPEEIATELDSGQGWTMPMTQVMGLAGWHATLHAGQIDYLQTCWNDQEIYVG, encoded by the coding sequence ATGGATCGCATCGAACACTGCAAGCATGAGGCCGTGGCGAATATGGAGTTCTTTCTTCGGAACTTCGCGCACGTTCCCGACGACAAGCTAACCTGGACACCCACGGCGAACTCAAAATCGGCCCTCCGGATCGGCGCTCACGTCGCGATCCACACCAGCGTCTTCGCCAAAATGATCCGCGAACGAAGTTGCCCCGCACCCGACAATCTGGAGTCTTGGCTCGCGAAACGCGAGGCTGAGGAGACCTCGATAACCACCCGCGAAGAGATGGAGCGAGTCTTCCGCCAGGGTACGACTGAGGTGCTCGAAGCGCTCGATACCCTTCAGCCCGAAGAAATTGCGACCGAACTCGATTCCGGGCAGGGTTGGACAATGCCTATGACTCAGGTCATGGGGCTAGCTGGCTGGCATGCAACCCTCCACGCGGGCCAGATCGACTACCTGCAGACTTGCTGGAACGATCAGGAAATCTACGTGGGGTGA
- a CDS encoding PEP-CTERM sorting domain-containing protein (PEP-CTERM proteins occur, often in large numbers, in the proteomes of bacteria that also encode an exosortase, a predicted intramembrane cysteine proteinase. The presence of a PEP-CTERM domain at a protein's C-terminus predicts cleavage within the sorting domain, followed by covalent anchoring to some some component of the (usually Gram-negative) cell surface. Many PEP-CTERM proteins exhibit an unusual sequence composition that includes large numbers of potential glycosylation sites. Expression of one such protein has been shown restore the ability of a bacterium to form floc, a type of biofilm.), with product MKKVNRTLAVWTSIGLVGSAWAAPFSLFAAESAAGSNGNNTALYGAVRQYGFSGTGGVANSGPGLPATALNDPVGLAFRNGKLYIGNRHGNTLGLGSVQSADWNGTVLSNVTTVATQTQSSEQGFHGIGFAPNGDLFATTVNDGTIRYRNSGSGYVKIGKTTSGAVRDAWISPDGKKLFETTTGSVIRVTDLTAGGFGSFADFNVAGASAMHQMAWANGALFVTSFNTSRVFRVTLDSGFVPTGSSEVANVAGAIGVAFSPDGNEMFVSRHSVGGISRLSWNGSSWADSGLIQTGTSMGYLQTVPEPASILAVGAGLAVALRRRRPR from the coding sequence ATGAAAAAGGTTAATCGCACCCTCGCCGTCTGGACGAGCATCGGGCTTGTCGGCTCGGCTTGGGCTGCACCATTCTCGTTGTTTGCTGCCGAAAGTGCTGCTGGTTCTAACGGAAACAACACCGCACTGTACGGCGCAGTTCGCCAATATGGCTTCAGTGGCACCGGCGGTGTCGCGAACTCTGGCCCGGGTCTGCCGGCAACCGCGCTGAACGACCCGGTTGGACTGGCGTTTCGTAACGGCAAGCTCTACATCGGCAATCGACACGGCAACACGCTCGGACTCGGCTCTGTTCAGAGCGCCGACTGGAACGGCACCGTCTTGAGCAATGTGACTACCGTTGCTACCCAAACCCAGTCCTCCGAGCAGGGCTTCCATGGCATTGGCTTCGCGCCGAACGGCGACCTCTTCGCCACGACTGTGAACGACGGCACCATTCGATACCGCAACTCCGGGAGCGGCTACGTCAAGATCGGCAAGACGACCAGCGGCGCGGTCCGCGATGCGTGGATTTCGCCCGACGGTAAGAAGCTGTTCGAGACCACGACCGGAAGTGTTATCCGCGTGACCGACCTGACTGCGGGCGGATTCGGCAGTTTCGCAGACTTCAACGTCGCCGGCGCGAGCGCGATGCACCAGATGGCGTGGGCCAATGGGGCGCTCTTCGTGACCTCATTCAACACAAGCCGTGTGTTTAGGGTGACTCTAGACTCCGGTTTCGTTCCCACAGGTTCCAGCGAAGTGGCCAATGTTGCCGGTGCGATCGGGGTTGCGTTTAGCCCGGATGGCAATGAGATGTTCGTCTCGCGGCATAGCGTTGGTGGCATTTCGCGCCTGAGTTGGAATGGCTCCAGCTGGGCGGACAGCGGCCTCATCCAGACCGGCACGAGCATGGGCTACCTGCAGACTGTGCCCGAGCCCGCATCCATCCTCGCTGTTGGCGCAGGGCTCGCTGTGGCTCTTCGCCGCCGTCGCCCCCGCTGA
- a CDS encoding antibiotic biosynthesis monooxygenase, with translation MIVLTVYGRLNPGLRAIVIALSERHRANSRKEPGCLAFDFFHSPDDPNHFVFVEEWESKAALDAHSAAPSFAEFMAAVTPCLASPLDVRVFDAARLDG, from the coding sequence ATGATCGTCCTGACTGTATACGGAAGGCTCAACCCAGGTTTGCGTGCCATCGTCATCGCCCTCAGCGAGAGGCACCGCGCCAACTCTCGCAAAGAGCCGGGATGCTTAGCCTTTGATTTCTTCCACAGCCCCGATGACCCGAACCACTTCGTGTTCGTTGAGGAGTGGGAGAGCAAAGCGGCCCTCGACGCGCACTCGGCCGCACCTTCGTTCGCGGAGTTCATGGCGGCCGTGACGCCATGCCTGGCTAGCCCGCTGGACGTCCGCGTCTTTGACGCCGCCCGCCTCGACGGTTGA
- a CDS encoding AAA family ATPase codes for MSYLTEVRLIRDEVESFDKYPFSVPAIRNLDRLPLHPAVTYFVGENGSGKSTLLEAIAVCAGFNSEGGSKFMNFRTHSESYPLADAIKLRRGVLREKDGFFLRAESFFNVASYMDEISDPVAMLNNYGVVSLHGKSHGETFLMLAGTRFSGGGLFLLDEPESALSPQRQLAFLRIIHNLVQDRGAQFLIATHAPILMAYPNSTLYLLQENGITESKWTETEHVQLMRAFLDRPSSFIHHLFEAE; via the coding sequence ATGAGCTATCTCACTGAAGTTCGTCTGATCCGCGACGAAGTCGAATCGTTTGACAAGTACCCGTTCTCGGTTCCCGCGATCCGAAATCTGGACCGGTTACCTCTGCACCCAGCAGTGACCTACTTTGTGGGCGAGAACGGCTCAGGAAAATCCACGTTGCTGGAAGCGATCGCCGTCTGCGCCGGGTTTAACTCCGAGGGCGGTTCAAAGTTCATGAACTTTCGCACCCATAGCGAAAGCTACCCGCTGGCAGATGCCATCAAGCTGCGGCGCGGTGTGTTGCGCGAAAAGGACGGATTCTTCTTGCGTGCCGAGAGTTTCTTTAACGTGGCCTCCTACATGGACGAGATCAGTGATCCAGTCGCGATGTTGAACAACTACGGGGTCGTTTCGCTGCACGGCAAATCGCACGGCGAGACTTTCTTGATGCTAGCCGGTACCAGGTTCAGTGGTGGTGGGCTGTTCCTCCTGGACGAACCGGAATCGGCGCTGTCACCCCAGCGGCAACTGGCATTTCTGCGGATCATCCACAACCTGGTTCAAGATCGTGGAGCACAGTTCCTGATCGCGACCCACGCCCCGATCCTGATGGCTTACCCAAACTCGACCCTGTATCTGCTGCAAGAGAACGGGATCACGGAAAGCAAATGGACGGAGACGGAGCACGTGCAACTGATGCGGGCGTTTCTAGATCGCCCAAGCAGCTTCATCCATCACTTGTTTGAAGCAGAGTAG